A section of the Ciceribacter thiooxidans genome encodes:
- a CDS encoding nickel-dependent hydrogenase large subunit → MTIQTPNGFTLDNTGKRIVVDPVTRIEGHMRVEVNVDENNVIRNAVSTGTMWRGIEVILRNRDPRDAWAFTERICGVCTGTHALTSVRAVENALGISIPENANSIRNLMQLALQVHDHIVHFYHLHALDWVDVVSALSADPKATSALAQSVSDWALSSPGYFKDIQGRLKKFVESGQLGPFKNGYWGNASYKLPPEANLMAVAHYLEALDFQKEIVKIHTIFGGKNPHPNWLVGGVPCPINVDGTGAVGAINMERLNYVTSIIDQLIEFNDKVYIPDIMAIGSFYKDWLYGGGLSGKNVLAYGDVPEHANDYSEASLKLPRGAIINGNLSEVFPVDHADPEQIQEYVTHSWYKYPDESKGLHPWDGVTEPHYELGPNAKGTKTNIEELDEAGKYSWIKAPRWRGNAMEVGPLARWIVGYAQNKAEFKDPVDKVLKDLGLPTSALFSTLGRTAARALESQWAGYQMRHFQNKLIANIKNGDSATAFVDKWKPETWPSEVKGVGFTEAPRGALAHWIKIKDGKIENYQCVVPTTWNGSPRDPQGNIGAFEASLMDTPMSDPAQPLEILRTIHSFDPCLACSTHVMSPDGQEMAKVQVR, encoded by the coding sequence ATGACAATCCAGACGCCAAACGGCTTCACGCTCGACAATACCGGAAAGCGCATCGTGGTCGACCCGGTCACCCGCATCGAAGGTCACATGCGTGTCGAGGTGAACGTCGACGAAAACAACGTCATCCGCAACGCCGTCTCGACCGGCACCATGTGGCGCGGCATCGAGGTGATCCTGAGGAACCGCGATCCGCGCGACGCCTGGGCCTTCACCGAACGGATCTGCGGCGTGTGCACCGGCACCCATGCACTCACCTCGGTGCGTGCGGTGGAAAATGCGCTCGGCATCAGCATTCCGGAGAATGCCAACTCGATCCGCAATTTGATGCAGCTGGCGCTGCAGGTGCACGACCACATCGTGCACTTCTACCACCTGCACGCACTCGACTGGGTCGACGTCGTCTCGGCGCTCTCGGCCGATCCGAAGGCGACATCGGCGCTTGCGCAGTCCGTCTCCGACTGGGCGCTTTCTTCTCCCGGCTATTTCAAGGACATCCAGGGGCGGCTCAAGAAGTTCGTCGAATCCGGCCAGCTCGGCCCGTTCAAGAACGGATATTGGGGCAACGCTTCCTACAAGCTGCCGCCGGAAGCGAACCTCATGGCGGTCGCCCACTACCTGGAGGCGCTCGACTTCCAGAAGGAGATCGTCAAGATCCATACGATCTTCGGCGGCAAGAACCCGCATCCGAACTGGCTGGTCGGCGGCGTGCCGTGTCCGATCAATGTCGACGGCACCGGTGCCGTGGGCGCGATCAACATGGAGCGGCTGAACTACGTCACCTCGATCATCGACCAGCTCATCGAGTTCAACGACAAGGTCTATATACCCGACATCATGGCGATCGGCTCCTTCTACAAGGACTGGCTCTATGGCGGCGGGCTTTCGGGCAAAAATGTGCTCGCCTACGGCGACGTGCCGGAACATGCCAACGATTACAGCGAGGCGAGCCTGAAACTGCCGCGCGGTGCGATCATCAACGGCAATCTTTCGGAAGTCTTCCCGGTCGATCACGCCGATCCGGAGCAGATCCAGGAATATGTCACGCACTCCTGGTACAAGTATCCGGACGAGAGCAAGGGACTCCACCCCTGGGATGGCGTTACCGAGCCGCATTACGAGCTCGGCCCCAACGCCAAGGGCACCAAGACCAACATCGAGGAACTCGACGAGGCCGGCAAATACTCGTGGATCAAGGCCCCGCGCTGGCGCGGCAATGCTATGGAGGTCGGCCCGCTCGCCCGCTGGATCGTCGGCTACGCCCAGAACAAGGCGGAGTTCAAAGACCCGGTCGACAAGGTTCTGAAGGATCTCGGCCTGCCGACCTCGGCGCTCTTCTCGACGCTCGGCCGGACCGCGGCGCGCGCACTGGAATCGCAGTGGGCGGGCTACCAGATGCGGCATTTCCAGAACAAGCTGATCGCCAATATCAAGAACGGGGACAGCGCGACGGCGTTCGTCGACAAGTGGAAGCCGGAAACCTGGCCTTCGGAAGTGAAGGGCGTCGGTTTCACCGAGGCTCCGCGCGGTGCACTCGCCCACTGGATCAAGATCAAGGACGGCAAGATCGAGAACTACCAGTGCGTCGTGCCGACCACCTGGAACGGCAGCCCGCGCGACCCGCAGGGCAATATCGGTGCGTTCGAAGCCTCACTGATGGACACGCCGATGTCCGATCCGGCCCAGCCGCTCGAAATCCTCAGAACCATCCATTCCTTCGATCCGTGCCTCGCATGCTCCACGCATGTGATGAGCCCGGACGGTCAGGAAATGGCAAAGGTTCAGGTGCGGTGA
- a CDS encoding hydrogenase accessory protein produces MPSFLVRALSERMKLPVIDDTSIDAFLAKEASEPEHSLLFFTGDPAQRSESNDVAVVMPEILQSFQGRLKGGVVARHAEEKLKARFHVVMMPSLVVTRGDAVLGVLPCIRDWSEYIEEIGRWLLPGAPGLQPSTGPKVEINYSGKGARA; encoded by the coding sequence ATGCCGTCATTTCTGGTCCGCGCCTTGAGCGAGCGGATGAAACTACCCGTCATAGATGACACCTCAATTGACGCCTTCCTCGCGAAGGAGGCGTCCGAGCCCGAGCATAGCCTGTTGTTTTTCACCGGTGATCCGGCGCAGCGCAGCGAGAGCAACGACGTCGCGGTGGTGATGCCGGAGATCCTGCAGAGTTTTCAGGGGCGGCTCAAGGGTGGGGTGGTCGCCCGTCATGCCGAAGAGAAGCTGAAGGCCCGTTTCCACGTCGTGATGATGCCGAGCCTCGTGGTCACGCGTGGCGACGCGGTACTCGGCGTGCTGCCGTGTATCCGCGACTGGTCGGAATATATCGAGGAGATCGGCCGCTGGCTGTTGCCCGGCGCGCCGGGCCTGCAGCCATCCACGGGGCCGAAGGTGGAAATCAACTATTCAGGTAAGGGAGCAAGGGCATGA
- the cybH gene encoding Ni/Fe-hydrogenase, b-type cytochrome subunit: protein MTMHESLTASDSHGEAAVERQSVYVYEAPVRIWHWVNAFAIFTLALTGYFIGSPLPAVPGEASADFLMGYIRFAHFAAGQVLAVFLLLRIYWAFVGNVHARQIFYVPFWKGQYWKEWWHEVKWYTFLTSKPKKYVGHNPLAQFTMFLAFTLPLVFMVVTGFALYSEGAGRDSWEYALFGWVFSIFPNSQDLHTWHHLGMWVILLFVMVHIYVAVREDIMSRQSIISSMISGERMFKDRED, encoded by the coding sequence ATGACCATGCACGAATCCCTCACCGCCTCAGACTCCCACGGCGAAGCCGCCGTGGAGCGCCAGAGCGTCTATGTCTATGAGGCGCCGGTCCGCATCTGGCACTGGGTCAACGCTTTCGCGATCTTCACGCTGGCGCTGACGGGTTATTTCATCGGTTCACCTCTCCCGGCTGTGCCGGGGGAGGCGAGTGCAGACTTCCTGATGGGCTACATCCGCTTTGCCCATTTCGCCGCCGGGCAGGTGCTCGCGGTCTTCCTGCTTCTCAGGATCTACTGGGCTTTCGTCGGAAACGTGCACGCCCGGCAGATTTTCTACGTGCCCTTCTGGAAGGGGCAGTACTGGAAGGAATGGTGGCATGAGGTGAAGTGGTACACTTTCCTCACCTCCAAGCCGAAGAAGTATGTCGGCCACAATCCGCTGGCACAGTTCACGATGTTCCTCGCCTTTACGCTGCCGCTCGTCTTCATGGTGGTGACCGGGTTCGCCCTCTATAGCGAAGGGGCCGGGCGTGACAGTTGGGAATATGCGCTGTTCGGCTGGGTGTTCTCGATCTTCCCGAACAGCCAGGACCTGCACACCTGGCACCATCTCGGCATGTGGGTGATCCTGCTCTTCGTGATGGTCCATATCTACGTGGCCGTCCGCGAGGACATCATGAGCCGCCAGAGCATCATCTCCTCGATGATTTCCGGTGAGCGCATGTTCAAGGACAGGGAGGACTGA
- a CDS encoding hydrogenase expression/formation protein, which yields MKAGFWVAPEGEDAAMTVMPIDAEPPTATRRLNYLATASAEEMIRRCRRTAELLPKIADALAVQKADEPGTLFDITDFPEDDRELISQTLGEGEVAGVVALRNGVLAQIQEAVMAGVWRIRFTSTDGVLLADYIEVAAIPAAVREAPSALPTVLAVGEPPAGAMNVMPVLHEIGERVAAYGEGDPSHTITFSLLPMSPDDMGFLQDTLGPGPVQLTSRGYGTCRILATGVRHVWSVQFYNAMDTIILDTLEIGGTPSVAIAAEEDFRDSESRLREIEEAYFK from the coding sequence ATGAAGGCCGGGTTTTGGGTCGCCCCGGAGGGCGAGGATGCGGCAATGACCGTCATGCCGATCGACGCGGAGCCGCCGACGGCCACCCGCAGGCTGAACTATCTCGCGACCGCGAGTGCGGAGGAGATGATCCGCCGCTGCCGGAGGACTGCGGAACTGTTGCCGAAGATCGCCGATGCGCTGGCGGTCCAGAAGGCCGACGAGCCGGGGACGCTCTTCGACATCACCGATTTTCCCGAGGACGACCGCGAGCTCATCTCGCAGACCTTAGGCGAGGGTGAGGTTGCTGGCGTCGTCGCGTTGCGGAACGGCGTCCTTGCACAGATCCAGGAAGCGGTGATGGCCGGCGTCTGGCGCATCCGCTTCACGAGTACGGACGGAGTTCTCCTTGCCGACTACATCGAGGTTGCCGCGATCCCGGCCGCCGTCCGCGAAGCGCCGTCCGCGCTGCCGACGGTCCTTGCCGTCGGCGAGCCGCCGGCCGGCGCCATGAACGTCATGCCCGTCCTGCACGAAATCGGCGAGCGCGTCGCGGCCTATGGCGAGGGTGATCCGTCTCACACGATCACCTTCTCGCTGTTGCCGATGAGCCCGGACGACATGGGCTTCCTGCAGGATACGCTCGGCCCCGGTCCGGTGCAGTTGACGTCCCGTGGCTACGGCACCTGCCGGATTCTTGCGACCGGTGTCCGCCATGTATGGTCGGTGCAGTTCTACAACGCCATGGACACGATCATCCTCGATACGCTGGAAATCGGCGGGACGCCTTCCGTCGCGATCGCCGCGGAGGAGGATTTTCGCGATTCCGAAAGCCGCCTCAGGGAGATCGAGGAGGCTTATTTCAAATGA
- the hypC gene encoding HypC/HybG/HupF family hydrogenase formation chaperone yields MCIGIPMRVVEAGEFEALCERHGERYRVSLMLVGTQEPGTYLLTHLGSAIRALGAEEASAIDNALTGLSEAVGGRPFEALFEDLISREPELPEHLR; encoded by the coding sequence ATGTGCATCGGAATTCCCATGCGGGTCGTCGAGGCAGGCGAATTCGAGGCGCTGTGCGAGCGCCACGGTGAGCGGTATCGCGTCTCATTAATGCTTGTCGGTACCCAGGAGCCCGGCACCTACCTGCTGACCCATCTCGGTTCGGCAATCCGGGCGCTCGGAGCGGAGGAGGCGAGTGCGATCGACAACGCGCTCACCGGCCTTTCGGAGGCGGTCGGCGGGCGTCCCTTCGAGGCGCTTTTCGAAGACCTGATTTCGCGCGAACCGGAATTGCCCGAACACCTGCGGTGA
- a CDS encoding HupE/UreJ family protein, giving the protein MKRFRTLALFVLAALPATAEAHTGVGLHSHGLEAGFSHPFTGLDHMLAMIGVGLWAASLGGRARYLVPLSFMGVMVAGGLLGITGIALPMVETLIAASVAAIGLVVLLNVRVPTPLAAAFVGACALFHGQAHGVELPAMANQWSYVAGFVLATGLLHAVGLGLGMARFGNAEGMLRRAAGGLVAVAGLALLAG; this is encoded by the coding sequence ATGAAGAGATTTCGTACACTTGCGCTGTTCGTGCTGGCGGCGCTTCCCGCGACCGCCGAGGCACACACCGGCGTCGGACTTCACAGTCACGGACTCGAGGCCGGGTTCTCGCATCCCTTCACCGGGCTCGACCACATGCTGGCGATGATCGGCGTCGGCCTCTGGGCCGCGAGCCTAGGCGGGCGGGCGCGATACCTCGTTCCGCTCTCCTTCATGGGCGTGATGGTCGCTGGCGGACTCCTCGGCATCACCGGCATTGCCTTGCCGATGGTGGAGACGCTGATTGCCGCCTCGGTCGCTGCGATCGGTCTTGTCGTCCTCCTGAATGTCCGGGTGCCGACGCCGCTCGCCGCGGCCTTCGTCGGCGCTTGTGCCCTGTTCCATGGCCAAGCCCATGGGGTCGAATTGCCGGCCATGGCAAACCAGTGGAGCTATGTTGCCGGCTTCGTGCTCGCAACCGGTCTTCTGCATGCCGTGGGCCTCGGTCTCGGCATGGCGCGCTTCGGTAACGCCGAAGGGATGCTGCGGCGGGCAGCGGGCGGCCTCGTTGCCGTCGCGGGCCTAGCGTTGCTGGCTGGCTGA
- a CDS encoding HyaD/HybD family hydrogenase maturation endopeptidase — MAEAVATTTPRILVLGIGNILWADEGFGVRAVEAFHRVFEVPENVTVLDGGTQGLYLVQFVNEHDRLIVFDAIDYGLEPATLKLVEDDEVPKFTGAKKMSLHQTGFQEVLSAADLMGRYPERLALIGCQPVDLEDWGGPLTGPVAAVIPAAVELAADILGRWGVAVTRRPEGATVPPLLENDIDFDSYERRTARAAGANL; from the coding sequence ATGGCGGAAGCGGTCGCGACGACCACGCCGAGGATCCTCGTTCTCGGGATCGGCAACATCCTTTGGGCGGACGAGGGCTTCGGCGTCCGGGCGGTGGAGGCCTTTCACAGGGTCTTCGAGGTGCCGGAGAACGTCACCGTGCTCGATGGCGGCACGCAGGGGCTCTATCTCGTCCAGTTCGTCAATGAGCACGACAGGCTGATCGTCTTCGACGCGATCGACTACGGCCTGGAACCTGCGACGCTGAAGCTGGTGGAGGACGACGAGGTGCCGAAATTCACCGGCGCCAAGAAGATGAGCCTGCACCAGACCGGCTTTCAGGAGGTGCTGAGTGCCGCCGATCTGATGGGGCGGTATCCCGAGCGGCTCGCGCTGATCGGCTGCCAGCCGGTGGACCTCGAAGACTGGGGCGGTCCGCTGACCGGCCCGGTCGCAGCGGTGATACCCGCAGCCGTCGAACTGGCGGCGGATATTCTCGGACGCTGGGGTGTCGCGGTGACGCGGCGTCCCGAGGGGGCGACGGTGCCGCCGCTCCTGGAAAACGACATCGATTTCGACAGCTACGAGCGGCGCACCGCGCGCGCTGCCGGCGCCAACCTCTAG